A genomic segment from Myxocyprinus asiaticus isolate MX2 ecotype Aquarium Trade chromosome 36, UBuf_Myxa_2, whole genome shotgun sequence encodes:
- the LOC127427190 gene encoding cholesterol 25-hydroxylase-like protein isoform X1, with amino-acid sequence MSGLVQYIWDCVLQYETMLRSPFFPVLFSLTVYLSFCLPFVVLDSLSPRVALIRRYKIQQKTNVSRTMMWSCLALSLYNHAVYIFPLSVAHWYWRPVSYTVMAPGILQVIWDLSACLLLFDFQYFVWHLLHHKVPWLYCTFHKVHHKHTSTFALTTEYSGAWETLSLGFFAAVNPMLLGVHPMTEMLFHMLNMWLSVEDHCGYDLPWATHRLVPFGLYGGAPHHDLHHQKFKSNYAPYFTHWDKLFGTLHTE; translated from the coding sequence ATGTCTGGACTAGTACAGTACATCTGGGATTGCGTTCTACAGTATGAGACCATGCTACGGTCTCCCTTTTTCCCAGTGCTCTTTTCTCTCACAGTCTACTTAAGTTTCTGCCTGCCTTTTGTAGTTCTGGACTCCCTGTCTCCCAGAGTTGCGCTCATAAGGAGATACAAGATTCAACAGAAAACCAACGTGTCTAGGACTATGATGTGGAGCTGCCTTGCCCTCTCACTCTACAACCATGCGGTGTACATCTTCCCGCTGAGCGTCGCTCATTGGTACTGGAGACCCGTCAGCTACACGGTGATGGCACCTGGGATCCTGCAAGTCATCTGGGACCTTTCTGCCTGCCTGCTTCTCTTTGACTTCCAGTACTTTGTGTGGCATCTTCTACATCACAAAGTACCCTGGCTCTACTGCACTTTCCATAAGGTgcaccacaaacacacatccacctTTGCGCTGACTACGGAGTACTCTGGGGCTTGGGAGACTCTGTCACTGGGTTTCTTTGCTGCGGTTAATCCCATGTTACTCGGGGTTCATCCTATGACAGAGATGCTTTTCCATATGCTGAACATGTGGTTGTCAGTGGAGGACCATTGTGGCTATGATCTGCCGTGGGCAACACACAGACTTGTGCCCTTTGGACTGTATGGAGGAGCACCGCACCATGATCTTCACCATCAGAAGTTCAAGTCCAACTATGCACCATACTTCACCCACTGGGACAAGCTCTTTGGCACACTCCATACTGAATGA
- the LOC127427190 gene encoding cholesterol 25-hydroxylase-like protein isoform X2 yields MLNTLAVSEILDSLSPRVALIRRYKIQQKTNVSRTMMWSCLALSLYNHAVYIFPLSVAHWYWRPVSYTVMAPGILQVIWDLSACLLLFDFQYFVWHLLHHKVPWLYCTFHKVHHKHTSTFALTTEYSGAWETLSLGFFAAVNPMLLGVHPMTEMLFHMLNMWLSVEDHCGYDLPWATHRLVPFGLYGGAPHHDLHHQKFKSNYAPYFTHWDKLFGTLHTE; encoded by the exons ATGCTAAACACATTAGCAGTTTCTGAAA TTCTGGACTCCCTGTCTCCCAGAGTTGCGCTCATAAGGAGATACAAGATTCAACAGAAAACCAACGTGTCTAGGACTATGATGTGGAGCTGCCTTGCCCTCTCACTCTACAACCATGCGGTGTACATCTTCCCGCTGAGCGTCGCTCATTGGTACTGGAGACCCGTCAGCTACACGGTGATGGCACCTGGGATCCTGCAAGTCATCTGGGACCTTTCTGCCTGCCTGCTTCTCTTTGACTTCCAGTACTTTGTGTGGCATCTTCTACATCACAAAGTACCCTGGCTCTACTGCACTTTCCATAAGGTgcaccacaaacacacatccacctTTGCGCTGACTACGGAGTACTCTGGGGCTTGGGAGACTCTGTCACTGGGTTTCTTTGCTGCGGTTAATCCCATGTTACTCGGGGTTCATCCTATGACAGAGATGCTTTTCCATATGCTGAACATGTGGTTGTCAGTGGAGGACCATTGTGGCTATGATCTGCCGTGGGCAACACACAGACTTGTGCCCTTTGGACTGTATGGAGGAGCACCGCACCATGATCTTCACCATCAGAAGTTCAAGTCCAACTATGCACCATACTTCACCCACTGGGACAAGCTCTTTGGCACACTCCATACTGAATGA